A genome region from Fusarium musae strain F31 chromosome 5, whole genome shotgun sequence includes the following:
- a CDS encoding hypothetical protein (EggNog:ENOG41), protein MTLSVLRGPLMQRASSTTNHYQAQQGAVDFHIARELPDNYACIMTGRTHSTSLLTKNFSDVAQNYSRRSDMAVFDTSCTNCTTAVQGFGFDVNCTDSTRDFNLTIGTDTASMLRAMNGTYFFQVNVTEYSDWGVNDLANGSFLRYTTLYKDTDKCNGKIKVQTCDLHGGIAKFPVRMDGKTVELQGTWKDDKFIERKYMLPADLVMPGSGNILGGFSMIAKSLYESQAFMRFTGATGYDVSSTGLPATQYLTMNGTTPGCADRWDNPMEDIIELTRDIGFRASLQYAKYNTTDKQKVKYDSGTTTLVYVTNYEKMWIAIAVSLVGIFAVLPTFWGWWELGRDVSLNPLEIANAFGTVGQESHIMRNVDPNQNVGGIVNAVNDIGPVRYGAWEMSDGVVRLGFAGAGLVRNPSKGERFNY, encoded by the exons ATGACATTATCTGTCCTGCGCGGTCCCCTTATGCAGCGGGCCTCATCAACGACGAATCACTACCAGGCTCAACAAGGAGCCGTGGACTTTCACATCGCCAGAGAGCTTCCCGACAACTATGCGTGCATAATGACTGGCCGCACTCATTCCACTTCGCTACTCACCAAGAATTTCAGCGACGTCGCCCAAAACTACAGTCGTCGATCTGACATGGCTGTTTTCGATACTTCCTGCACCAACTGCACCACTGCAGTGCAAGGTTTTGGCTTCGACGTCAATTGCACCGACTCGACAAGGGACTTCAATCTCACAATTGGAACGGATACGGCAAGCATGCTGAGAGCTATGAACGGAACATATTTCTTCCAAGTGAATGTTACAGAGTATAGTGACTGGGGCGTCAATGACCTGGCCAATGGTTCATTCCTGCGATACACGACGCTCTACAAGGACACGGATAAGTGCAATGGAAAGATCAAAGTCCAGACTTGCGACCTTCACGGCGGAATTGCCAAGTTCCCAGTACGAATGGATGGGAAGACAGTCGAGCTTCAGGGAACGTGGAAGGACGACAAGTTTATTGAAAGGAA ATACATGTTGCCCGCAGATTTGGTCATGCCCGGGTCAGGAAATATTCTGGGAGGCTTCAGCATGATTGCAAAATCGCTCTACGAGTCTCAAGCTTTCATGCGCTTCACAGGCGCTACTGGCTACGACGTCAGCTCGACCGGTTTACCGGCAACCCAATATCTCACCATGAATGGCACAACCCCGGGATGTGCAGATCGATGGGACAACCCGATGGAAGACATCATCGAACTCACCCGCGACATTGGCTTCCGAGCAAGTCTCCAGTACGCAAAGTACAACACGACAGACAAGCAGAAAGTCAAGTACGACAGCGGCACGACAACGCTGGTATACGTGACGAATTACGAAAAGATGTGGATAGCAATTGCAGTCTCACTGGTTGGCATTTTTGCCGTCCTGCCTACTTTCTGGGGCTGGTGGGAGCTCGGTCGAGATGTCAGTCTTAACCCGCTCGAGATTGCGAATGCGTTTGGAACTGTTGGGCAGGAATCGCATATTATGAGAAACGTGGATCCGAATCAGAACGTTGGAGGTATTGTGAACGCGGTTAATGATATCGGGCCTGTGAGATACGGTGCATGGGAGATGAGCGATGGTGTTGTCAGACTTGGGTTTGCGGGGGCTGGCTTAGTGAGGAACCCGTCCAAGGGGGAGAGATTTAATTATTAG
- a CDS encoding hypothetical protein (EggNog:ENOG41) — protein MFDSQNMASPWPLKDEFISNSDRDRDKAPWHRLENLPTPFAEQYARLSQPWLPGFWIRFPYRGLGMWLLALLGTIAAVMILVYSDGVPVDHWDERIQPTVWLALTSALSGAFLACAFTEGAAISYWRAAGKPLFMDPRLASYKQP, from the exons ATGTTTGATAGCCAGAACATGGCCTCACCTTGGCCACTGAAGGATGAATTTATAAGTAACAGCGACCGCGACCGCGATAAAGCACCCTGGCATCGTCTCGAGAATCTCCCGACGCCGTTTGCGGAACAATATGCCAGACTCAGTCAGCCTTGGCTTCCCGGCTTCTGGATTCGGTTCCCCTATCGCGGCCTTGGCATGTGGCTCTTGGCGTTGCTGGGGACTATTGCCGCTGTTATGATCCTCGTCTATAGCGATGGAGTACCTGTTGATCATTGGGATGAGCGGATACAGCCTACAGTATGGCTGGCGTTGACGTCTGCGTTGTCAGGAGCTTTTCTTGCATGTGCCTTTACCGAGGGAGCGGCCATTTCGTATTGGAGAGCGGCTGGCAAGCCG CTGTTTATGGATCCTCGACTGGCATCATACAAGCAGCCTTGA
- a CDS encoding hypothetical protein (EggNog:ENOG41), whose protein sequence is MRPKASEKTNVAVKKPSKSVGEMLSEESVGKPDMTGQVTKTPGTESAPPRTKEVNGRRFTFRLFDSNGFMLPADMHWTDEDGSSEAWWEKKSLLRDWIYGRMSPEEFDTRFPYYSHAMPQEEQEPSGPKESDELCTQRYANYYGDGSGLPLRPGMGPMTDEQKQEISDIRSPHPPESDEDWTEEEFHRMAQDDTETMLLNEYYACLHGDDGETQLQPSKEPSKTEEGFVEDPMKEDNKEKPRYAQRNGDGSGLPLRPGMGPPLTEEEYLESWQKRKEQFESHWKLTDEEQKLLKKWRAKADNIFDMSDKEFNAEFPEYDDKSECFCTEVEVLSLMENCDEAHGRRREEMIRKSKESSKACPEDQL, encoded by the exons ATGAGACCTAAGGCCAGTGAGAAGACCAACGTGGCTGTCAAGAAGCCCTCCAAGAGCGTAGGGGAGATGCTCTCCGAGGAGTCTGTCGGGAAGCCTGACATGACGGGCCAAGTGACCAAGACTCCCGGAACTGAGTCGGCTCCGCCCAGAACTAAGGAAGTAAACGGACGGCGTTTTACTTTTCGCTTGTTCGATAGCAATGGCTTCATGCTTCCTGCAGATATGCATTGGACCGACGAAGACGGGAGCTCCGAGGCGTGGTGGGAAAAGAAGTCGCTTCTACGTGATTGGATCTATGGTCGCATGTCTCCCGAAGAATTCGACACCCGCTTTCCTTATTACT CGCATGCGATGCCgcaggaagaacaagaaccctCTGGGCCCAAGGAAAGCGATGAGCTCTGCACTCAGCGTTATGCTAACTACTACGGTGATGGTAGTGGTCTCCCACTTCGACCGGGTATGGGCCCTATGACCGACGAGCAGAAACAGGAGATTTCTGATATCCGATCTCCGCATCCTC CTGAATCCGATGAAGACTGGACCGAAGAAGAATTCCATCGTATGGCACAGGATGATACCGAGACGATGCTGCTCAATGAATACTATGCTTGCCTCCATGGGGATGATGGTGAAACTCAGCTTCAGCCAAGCAAGGAACCCTCCAAGACCGAGGAAGGTTTCGTGGAAGACCCAATGAAGGAGGACAACAAAGAAAAGCCCCGCTACGCCCAGCGCAACGGTGATGGCAGCGGCCTCCCACTTCGGCCCGGTATGGGGCCCCCTTTGACTGAGGAGGAGTACCTGGAGTCCTGGCAGAAGCGAAAAGAGCAATTTGAGTCTCACTGGAAACTGACCGATGAGGAACAGAAGTTGTTGAAGAAATGGCGGGCTAAAGCAGACAATATTTTCGACATGTCTGATAAGGAGTTCAATGCTGAGTTTCCGGAATACG ATGACAAGTCGGAATGCTTTTGTACCGAGGTTGAAGTATTGAGTCTCATGGAGAACTGTGATGAAGCTCATGGCcgcagaagagaagaaatgaTTCGTAAATCGAAGGAATCCAGCAAAGCATGCCCTGAAGACCAACTGTAA
- a CDS encoding hypothetical protein (EggNog:ENOG41) has protein sequence MAESNPHRKSIVADHPIRTSNNIQYLTDEEISEFLDDLDHNNDGFINYNEVERKLDQEHAELIPKPSAHHVIQRDHTEDDRARHQFLRSMMGSDAEKIPRDEFAKMVKEWKIPSLKQAKKEEDEDKSYIKRLPGWRRIRSYWAVHGPEIVFLGVVVGMQCAFGIWQLVKYQTTPGYREAFGWGVVMAKTCAGALYPTFFFLILSMSRYFSTWLRRSYHISRFFNWDLSQEFHIRISCVAILLATLHAIGHLTGSFVHGSDPKNEDAVAEALGPDMVPRPYIDYVRSLPGFTGITALGLFYILSLLSIPQVRKWNYEIFQLGHLLMFPIIGLMMAHGTAALLQWPMFGYFLAFPTLLVLVERAVRVCLGFHRIKATMKVLDKETVEITAVIPSERLWKYKAGQYIFLQVPKISFFQWHPFTVSFCRGNKMMLHIKTDGNWTAKLRELGGESGESEIEVGINGPFGAPAQRFYDFNHSIIIGAGIGVTPFSGILADLQYNDDLDHGGPNHEVDHPRHDSDVTAIPPERNGSASITSADAENSDNVPESPTRQGSVGPDLINKEKQLQTDRAATFADDYRRVDFHWMVRERNYLLWLSDLLNDVSMSQDWHREHEVHPHLDIRINTHVTAKRKKLTTHVYRWLLEMHRTDEHPASPLTGLLNPTHFGRPDFDQILDEHYEEMLKFRASKRKNRQDKEDENYQEDEELKVGVFYCGAPVVGEILADKCRELTLRGWQDGSKLEYHFMIEVFG, from the coding sequence ATGGCAGAGTCCAACCCTCACAGAAAATCCATCGTAGCAGACCATCCAATCCGCACttccaacaacatccaatACCTAACCGACGAAGAGATCTCGGAATTTCTCGACGATCTCGACCACAACAACGATGGATTCATAAACTACAACGAAGTCGAGCGCAAGCTCGACCAAGAGCACGCCGAGCTAATCCCCAAACCGAGCGCCCACCACGTCATACAGCGGGACCATACCGAAGATGACCGTGCGCGTCATCAGTTCCTGCGCAGCATGATGGGCTCCGACGCGGAGAAGATTCCGAGGGATGAGTTTGCcaagatggtcaaggagTGGAAGATCCCCTCTTTGAAGCaggcgaagaaggaggaggacgaggataaGAGCTACATCAAGCGGTTGCCGGGCTGGAGACGAATTCGCTCGTACTGGGCTGTGCATGGGCCGGAGATTGTGTTTCTAGGGGTCGTTGTTGGTATGCAGTGCGCGTTTGGCATCTGGCAACTGGTCAAGTACCAGACTACGCCTGGATACCGTGAAGCATTCGGCTGGGGAGTCGTCATGGCCAAAACTTGTGCTGGTGCGCTTTATCCGACGTTCTTCTTCCTGATTCTCAGCATGTCGCGATACTTTTCCACATGGCTGCGCAGGTCGTATCACATCTCGCGATTCTTCAACTGGGATTTATCGCAGGAGTTTCATATTCGAATCTCTTGTGTTGCGATTTTGTTGGCGACGCTGCATGCCATTGGCCACTTGACGGGGTCCTTTGTGCACGGCAGCGATCCCAAGAATGAAGACGCTGTCGCAGAAGCTCTTGGACCAGACATGGTTCCTCGCCCGTACATCGACTACGTGCGCTCGCTGCCAGGCTTCACGGGAATCACTGCTCTCGGTCTTTTCTACATCCTTTCACTACTCAGCATTCCTCAAGTGCGAAAATGGAACTACGAAATCTTCCAGCTCGGCCATCTACTCATGTTCCCCATTATTGGTCTGATGATGGCCCACGGTACAGCGGCATTGCTTCAGTGGCCCATGTTTGGATACTTTCTCGCCTTCCCAActctcctcgtcctcgttgaGCGCGCCGTCCGTGTCTGCCTTGGCTTTCATCGCATAAAAGCTACCATGAAAGTTCTCGACAAAGAAACCGTCGAGATCACCGCCGTCATCCCCAGCGAGCGACTCTGGAAGTACAAGGCTGGCCAGTACATCTTCCTTCAAGTTCCCAAGATCAGCTTTTTCCAGTGGCACCCGTTTACTGTGTCTTTCTGTCGCGGCAACAAGATGATGCTGCACATCAAGACGGACGGAAACTGGACTGCCAAGCTTCGTGAACTCGGTGGTGAGTCTGGAGAGTCTGAGATCGAGGTCGGCATCAATGGGCCGTTCGGTGCACCTGCCCAACGGTTCTACGACTTTAACCACTCAATCATCATTGGCGCTGGAATTGGAGTAACTCCATTCTCCGGAATTCTGGCCGACCTGCAGTACAACGATGATCTCGATCACGGTGGCCCGAACCACGAAGTTGACCATCCTCGCCATGACTCTGATGTCACTGCTATCCCTCCAGAGCGCAACGGTTCAGCATCAATCACTAGTGCCGATGCTGAGAACAGCGACAACGTCCCTGAATCACCCACTAGGCAAGGGAGTGTTGGCCcggatctcatcaacaaagagAAGCAGCTCCAAACCGACCGCGCCGCCACTTTTGCAGATGACTATCGACGCGTTGACTTCCACTGGATGGTAAGAGAGCGAAACTACCTCCTCTGGCTTTCcgatcttctcaatgacGTATCAATGAGCCAAGACTGGCATCGCGAGCATGAAGTCCACCCTCATCTCGACATCCGCATCAACACCCACGTTACCGCGAAACGCAAGAAGCTCACCACCCACGTGTACCGCTGGCTACTGGAAATGCATCGCACAGATGAGCACCCAGCCTCTCCTCTCACCGGTCTTCTTAACCCAACGCATTTCGGAAGGCCTGACTTCGACCAGATCCTGGATGAGCATTATGAGGAGATGCTAAAGTTCAGGGCCAGCAAAAGGAAAAATAGACAGGATAAAGAGGACGAGAACTatcaagaggatgaggagctcaaggttgGTGTGTTTTACTGTGGTGCGCCCGTTGTTGGGGAGATACTGGCTGATAAGTGTCGGGAACTCACGTTGAGAGGCTGGCAAGATGGGAGTAAACTAGAATATCACTTCATGATCGAGGTCTTTGGTTAG
- a CDS encoding hypothetical protein (EggNog:ENOG41), giving the protein MASTIANNSPTHASAGKIGLHGLGTLSFSYSFYLLTTWDSAYSDSFGWYFQLLTVVGLTLSLITSTLGLITDLTRHDGFSRTKDTISLLATPLEVMIAVLYWSIKFHDPSLLMPADLVINPWADLGYHLVPAVLLVPDLLLCSPRATVTTRSMMFTSTILAVVYWCWIESCYYQNGWYPYPMMDQFNAIQRVAVFVGSSGLLTLTSSSLQWVHGRVHGLDVTKVKSN; this is encoded by the exons ATGGCATCCACTATTGCTAACAATTCGCCTACACACGCTAGCGCAGGCAAGATCGGTTTACACGGTCTTGGAACACTTTCCTTTTCCTATAGCTTTTACCTCCTGACAACCTGGGACTCAGCATACTCAGATTCTTTCGGGTGGTACTTTCAGCTGCTGACTGTTGTGGGACTCACCTTATCTCTCATCACATCTACCCTTGGCCTCATCACAGACCTTACGAGacacgatggcttctcaagGACCAAGGATACCATTTCACTTCTTGCGACGCCTCTCGAAGTCATGATCGCAGTCTTGTACTGGTCTATCAAATTCCACGATCCATCTCTGCTCATGCCAGCCGACCTTGTCATCAATCCTTGGGCTGATCTTGGATACCACCTGGTACCCGCAGTGCTATTGGTGCCGGACTTGCTTCTGTGCAGTCCCCGAGCGACTGTCACGACGAGGAGCATGATGTTCACCAGCACCATCTTGGCTGTCGTTTATTGGTGCTGGATTGAATCATGCTATTACCAAAACGGCTG GTATCCGTATCCCATGATGGATCAGTTCAATGCCATTCAGCGGGTTGCAGTCTTCGTTGGATCATCAGGATTACTTACCTTGacatcctcttctctgcaATGGGTACACGGCAGGGTGCACGGTCTCGATGTGACGAAGGTCAAGTCGAACTAA
- a CDS encoding hypothetical protein (EggNog:ENOG41) produces the protein MSPNGKVVLVTGGSKGIGKAVVERVVADGASVVINYSSDSKPAEELVSKIGPDRALAFKADVSNIAEIEKLVQATIEKFGKIDCVMANAACAPMNDLESTTEEGFDKAFYLNVKGPYFLVQKAVKHMPRDGRVILVSSGVLHQSQVAPRYLLYASSKGSIEQMTRILAKDLGPKGITVNAIAPGPTATEMFFQGKSQELIDTIAGFSPLGRLGKPEEIAGLAAFLAGPTSSWVSGQVIGANGGSFV, from the exons ATGTCTCCTAACGGAAAAGTAGTCCTGGTCACAGGTGGTTCCAAGGGAATAGGGAAAGCTGTCGTGGAGCGTGTCGTAGCTGACGGCGCTAGTGTTGTGATCAACTACTCTAGCGACAGCAAGCCCGCGGAAGAACTTGTCAGCAAGATAGGTCCCGACAGGGCCCTTGCTTTCAAGGCTGATGTCTCGAACATTGCTgagatcgagaagcttgtgCAAGCGACAATTGAGAAATTTGGCAAGATCGATTGCGTGATGGCAAATGCTGCATGCGCTCCCATGAATGATCTCGAGAGTACAACAGAGGAAGGCTTCGACAAGGCCTTCTATCTGAACGTGAAAGGACCTTACTTCCTTGTCCAG AAAGCAGTTAAGCACATGCCACGAGATGGCCGAGTCATCCTCGTGTCAAGCGGCGTTCTTCACCAATCTCAGGTCGCACCTCGCTATCTTCTTTACGCATCCTCCAAAGGCTCCATTGAACAGATGACACGAATTCTCGCCAAAGACCTCGGACCCAAGGGTATCACTGTCAATGCCATCGCCCCCGGTCCCACAGCCACAGAAATGTTCTTCCAAGGCAAATCGCAGGAACTCATCGACACTATCGCCGGCTTTAGCCCTCTTGGGCGCTTAGGAAAGCCAGAAGAAATTGCTGGGCTGGCTGCCTTTCTTGCTGGTCCAACTAGTTCCTGGGTGTCTGGACAGGTGATTGGAGCCAATGGGGGTTCCTTTGTGTAG
- a CDS encoding hypothetical protein (EggNog:ENOG41), translating into MESEKVQVIICGGGSAGLTAAIWLARFNIDFKILERRPGPLEIGQADGVQCRTVEIFENLGISDRLLEEAYHVMEVAFWSPDDNEGLVRKDLAYDTEEGLSHQPHLILNQARINDLMLQEIIRLRGNGTSGVLYNSQVESVRIIDDEEHPVEVVAMRNGEPYRYRAKYAIGCDGAHSTVRKSLGFKMVGDSSDSVWGVMDIYPITNFPDIRKKAMLQSKNDGNLMIIPREGDELVRFYIELPGTSARDVTEQDLINKVKRIFHPFDIDIAKTVWWSAYVIGQRLADHFTKDHRIFLTGDACHTHSPKAGQGMNVSLQDGFNIGWKMAHILTGRAPPSVLETYVLERQQTAQQLIEFDRSFSKLFSSEHRKANGITAKDFHDKFVETGRYTAGMATNYKPSILTYLDENDNSVALGLTVGMRFPSAPVVRLSDTKPMQLNKNLAADGRWHVLTFCSGDFARKGLHEVATELRYLNRMFTPAGEPADKVFSHTLLIKAERKTIEFDQLPEVFFPHTGPYNLRNVHRVFVDDTSPYMLGCGQAFSKYGIDAEQGAIFVVRPDLYTARILSLSQIAELFTFFKGCLNSIE; encoded by the exons aTGGAGTCCGAAAAAGTCCAAGTCATCATCTGCGGTGGCGGTTCCGCTGGCCTCACAGCAGCAATTTGGCTCGCCCGCTTCAACATTGacttcaagatccttgaaCGTCGCCCCGGCCCTCTCGAGATCGGCCAAGCAGACGGTGTTCAGTGTCGCACTGTCGAGATCTTTGAGAACTTGGGTATTTCTGATCGGCTTTTGGAAGAGGCGTATCATGTCATGGAGGTTGCTTTTTGGTCACCTGACGATAATGAAGGGCTGGTGCGAAAAGATCTTGCTTATGATACAGAGGAGGGACTGAGTCACCAGCCGCATCTTATCCTTAACCAGGCAAGAATTAATGATTTGATGCTGCAGGAGATAATTAGGCTGAGGGGTAATGGGACGAGTGGGGTCTTGTACAATTCTCAGGTTGAGAGTGTGAGGattattgatgatgaagagcacCCCGTTGAGGTTGTCGCCATGCGCAATGGAGAACCTTACAGGTATCGCGCAAAATACGCCATT GGCTGCGATGGGGCTCACAGCACTGTCCGCAAATCTCTCGGCTTCAAAATGGTCGGCGACTCAAGCGACTCGGTCTGGGGCGTCATGGACATCTACCCCATCACCAATTTTCCCGACATCCGCAAAAAGGCCATGCTTCAGAGCAAAAACGACGGAAACCTCATGATCATTCCTCGCGAGGGCGACGAACTCGTACGCTTCTACATCGAACTTCCCGGAACCTCGGCTCGTGACGTCACCGAGCAGgacctcatcaacaaggtcaagcgAATCTTTCACCCTTTTGATATCGACATCGCAAAAACAGTCTGGTGGTCTGCTTATGTCATTGGCCAGCGCCTCGCAGACCATTTCACAAAGGACCATCGTATCTTTTTGACTGGTGATGCTTGTCACACTCACTCGCCTAAGGCTGGGCAGGGTATGAACGTCAGTCTGCAGGATGGCTTCAACATCGGATGGAAGATGGCCCATATCCTCACCGGCCGAGCACCTCCCTCAGTGCTAGAGACGTATGTTCTCGAGAGGCAACAGACAGCTCAACAACTCATCGAGTTCGATCGCTCATTCAGCAAGTTATTCTCATCCGAACACCGAAAAGCCAACGGTATCACGGCAAAGGACTTTCACGACAAGTTTGTGGAAACAGGACGATATACAGCTGGCATGGCAACCAATTACAAACCTTCCATTCTGACATATTTGGATGAAAATGACAACAGCGTTGCATTGGGATTGACAGTCGGGATGAGGTTTCCAAGTGCACCTGTTGTGAGACTTTCTGATACAAAGCCAATGCAGCTGAACAAGAACCTTGCTGCAGATGGGCGGTGGCATGTTTTAACCTTTTGTTCGGGAGATTTCGCTAGAAAGGGATTGCATGAG GTCGCCACAGAGCTTAGATACCTCAACAGGATGTTCACCCCTGCTGGAGAGCCTGCAGATAAAGTATTCAGTCATACCCTTCTTATCAAGGCGGAGCGAAAGACCATCGAGTTCGATCAACTACCGGAAGTCTTCTTCCCTCATACAGGTCCATATAATCTGCGAA ATGTTCACCGGGTCTTTGTCGACGATACAAGTCCATACATGTTGGGCTGCGGACAAGCCTTTTCGAAATATGGCATCGATGCGGAACAAGGCGCCATTTTCGTTGTTCGGCCGGACTTAT ATACTGCACGTATCCTTAGCCTGTCTCAAATCGCCGAACTGTTCACTTTCTTCAAAGGATGTTTGAACAGCATTGAATAA
- a CDS encoding hypothetical protein (EggNog:ENOG41), which produces MHPLRLFIAALAPATLINGLAPRGNHGLDYGSAPNRTIVSLVHVKRDVPIAARDIEEAGQHGVDLNKMYKHSILKHFDGSDYTVWVHNSFDPNVKDHEKGANDTAALGKRWQRDGTTKHRMPNRFRLANRTDTCEKSDWKVRTDKHSAFSNGADAIVEWTYHNKGAWRLAPEDAFYSTDLLISGTNTGSNMRFSVRKEAGRVVVLGTKDVRDVTNGAIHRFTRKIKGVLRLAGKGKMKCWDESEGENMLWWEFDRSDRDIEP; this is translated from the exons ATGCATCCTCTCAGGTTGTTCATCGCCGCGTTGGCGCCTGCGACTCTCATCAATGGTCTGGCCCCCCGAGGCAATCATGGACTAGACTACGGCTCCGCCCCGAACCGCACTATCGTGTCACTTGTTCACGTGAAGCGCGATGTTCCAATAGCCGCTCGAGATATCGAAGAAGCTGGTCAACACGGTGTCGATCTCAACAAAA TGTACAAACACTCCATCCTAAAGCACTTTGATGGTAGTGACTACACTGTCTGGGTCCACAACTCATTTGACCCCAATGTCAAGGATCATGAGAAGGGAGCAAATGACACCGCTGCGTTGGGGAAGCGCTGGCAGAGGGATGGAACCACTAAGCACAGGATGCCCAACAGGTTTCGGTTGGCCAACCGAACGGATACTTGCGAAAAGTCAGACTGGAAAGTGCGAACTGACAAGCACTCGGCATTCTCTAACGGAGCTGATGCCATTGTTGAATGGACTTACCACAACAAGGGTGCCTGGAGACTTGCACCTGAGGACGCCTTCTACAGCACCGATCTTCTGATAAGCGGTACTAACACGGGTTCTAACATGAGATTCTCAGTCCGAAAGGAAGCAGGACGTGTTGTGGTCCTCGGGACTAAGGATGTCCGTGACGTCACAAATGGAGCCATTCATCGATTCACGAGGAAGATCAAAGGTGTGTTACGTCTGGCTGGCAAGGGAAAGATGAAGTGCTGGGATGAGAGCGAAGGCGAAAACATGCTTTGGTGGGAGTTTGACCGAAGTGATCGGGACATCGAGCCTTAA
- a CDS encoding hypothetical protein (EggNog:ENOG41), protein MNGNSDSSERKEISLHFLPAITAEPNSRREVELRQSSARSHLAKSMHRRKREDKKLPSEQDDIELHRTDKSWTVLERRTKKNDRPLLLTSGQLSVCVIPDRIVDTHTRMLLHYCTQSFWPGFEIGSAAFHIPPFAVDYNTLIAQGPALVHACLWQAAVNLAFKRNSQVTDKQSLLHYNQAIAHISKDITKPVAEIPEQTLYAILSLCGPEMSPGDGNGITEKAFNPPLAELSWIHVFGSRLLIDSHAKALMNLVDLKGGIHNVKYAGFQASFNYMDLVRATQKLVKPHLPVSRLYGRVKETHDRVKFFGYASDFVHPSPLDELSPIIDNMSALGLSDDIREAICDMRVWVKVIEAYHHGALANPDLSLLAAHRDLIQQRLLATLPDGYDGKKPVQIEASRSPETTADHWVNEIIQTALLIFSLGVTCPISYAPPYHHAAQRLREQLILYKERAAHLGLSDLLIWLGMIGLLCTEQVRSGLREWFVGFLGVMEQKRGVAGDIRDWEMVKKESLEHILWSSVACDAAAEKAWHDVQGAADETSWNWGRTTWSTMLGTICG, encoded by the coding sequence ATGAATGGAAATTCCGACTCGAGCGAGAGGAAAGAAATTTCCTTGCATTTCTTACCTGCGATAACAGCAGAGCCCAACAGCCGCCGCGAGGTTGAGCTCCGACAATCAAGTGCCAGGTCACATCTCGCCAAATCCATGCATCGCCGTAAAAGAGAGGACAAGAAACTGCCATCAGAACAGGACGATATCGAGTTACACAGGACCGATAAGAGTTGGACGGTGCTGGAGAGGAGAACCAAGAAAAATGACAGACCTCTTCTGCTTACCTCTGGACAACTCAGCGTGTGCGTTATCCCAGACCGGATAGTGGATACACACACCAGGATGCTGCTTCACTACTGTACACAATCGTTCTGGCCAGGGTTCGAGATCGGGTCAGCCGCGTTTCACATTCCACCGTTCGCTGTCGATTACAACACTCTTATTGCTCAAGGTCCAGCGTTGGTGCATGCTTGTCTCTGGCAAGCTGCTGTAAATCTCGCGTTCAAGAGAAACTCACAGGTTACCGATAAGCAAAGTTTGCTACACTACAACCAAGCCATTGCGCATATCTCGAAGGACATCACGAAACCTGTCGCAGAGATACCTGAGCAGACTCTTTATGCCATACTCAGTCTGTGTGGTCCTGAGATGTCACCCGGCGATGGAAACGGCATCACCGAAAAGGCGTTTAATCCGCCATTAGCGGAGCTGTCTTGGATCCATGTCTTTGGCAGCAGACTACTCATCGACTCGCACGCCAAGGCCTTGATGAATCTGGTAGATTTGAAAGGCGGTATCCATAACGTCAAGTACGCTGGTTTTCAGGCATCCTTCAACTACATGGACCTTGTACGCGCCACGCAAAAGCTTGTCAAACCTCACCTTCCTGTGTCTCGGCTTTACGGCCGTGTCAAGGAGACCCACGATAGGGTCAAGTTCTTTGGGTACGCTTCTGATTTCGTCCATCCTTCTCCCCTCGATGAATTGTCGCCTATTATCGACAATATGAGTGCGCTTGGATTATCAGATGATATCAGAGAAGCAATCTGTGACATGCGAGTATGGGTCAAGGTCATAGAGGCATACCATCACGGCGCGTTGGCAAACCCTGATCTCTCGCTTCTAGCTGCCCATAGGGATCTCATCCAACAGCGACTTCTCGCAACTCTCCCAGATGGGTATGATGGAAAGAAGCCCGTGCAAATAGAAGCGTCTCGGTCACCAGAAACCACTGCAGACCACTGGGTCAATGAGATTATTCAGACAGCCCTGCTGATATTCTCATTGGGAGTTACATGTCCCATCTCCTACGCACCTCCTTACCATCATGCTGCACAGAGGTTAAGGGAACAGCTTATCCTGTATAAGGAGCGAGCGGCACATCTAGGATTATCTGACTTGCTGATATGGCTTGGCATGATAGGACTTCTTTGTACCGAACAGGTCAGGTCCGGGCTTAGGGAGTGGTTTGTTGGATTCCTCGGTGTGATGGAGCAGAAGCGCGGAGTCGCCGGGGACATTCGAGATTGGGAAATGGTCAAGAAAGAGTCGCTCGAGCACATTTTGTGGTCTTCTGTCGCCTGCGATGCTGCAGCGGAAAAGGCGTGGCACGATGTCCAAGGAGCCGCGGACGAGACATCTTGGAATTGGGGCAGAACAACATGGTCAACGATGCTGGGAACTATATGTGGATAA